The sequence below is a genomic window from Mytilus edulis chromosome 2, xbMytEdul2.2, whole genome shotgun sequence.
CGTACAATCAACCAAACGGATGAAGTCTAGCTTACTTTTTACCTTGACCTTGACTTGCCAgaaaaccaggttgaatccatCATTAATGTGTTAAAATCTCAAATCAGGAATTTGGGAGTTGTTATCGTCAGTCCGTTCCTATATACTAGTATGTTGACGTTTGATTTAGttgtagttcagtgtttctgttgttatcttatagttaatgtgtttcccaCGGGTATTTTTATTCCCGGATTTGCGTTTTCTTAAAgtggcatactactgttgccttaatttggCTTGCTAGCAATGTAGGCATATGaatgacagtcaaactcatatattgaatataactgaaaaagccatggctaaaaataaaaagacaaacatacaaataatattacagaaacacaacatagaaaactaaagactaagcaacacgaacccaaacaaaactagggggtgatctcagttgctaaTATATGGTGCATTTACACTAAATATTAATACAGATAAACAGATGCTATCACTGAAGCAAGTGTGATATGATATTGAAACGGGAGTTTTGCTGTTTTGAATATTGCAGAAATATGTTAGTGCACGACGTTTGGAGTTAGCATGTGTTTTCGAAAGATTTTTAAACGATATGGTGACAATATATTAACTGAGCTGTAAAAAGGCGTGTTCTTTATATGTGACATCATCAGgtatgttcaattttttttatgacgCCGCAACACGATCGTCAGAGAATAGCAAAAACCATTTGACGCCATTCTTGAATTTGACCagtgaagaactgagatcaaacaaacCACACATTCATTGTAAAAAGATAATCAACCGATTAGTTAAGAACTAAAGAAAGACATAGATATATTATGTTATCGATATACTGAtatttaatagctgactatgtggtatgggctttgctcattgttgaatatcGTATGgtgacctctagttgttaattCTAGTGTTATTTGGTCACTTGTGAATTGTTGTCTCAATAGCAATTTTGCCATTATTCTTTTATACTgaatatatgttatgttttttaaGACATATATTCAAAGCAGAGGACAGAAGGAGACAGTGTTCAGTCATTCTCGGTCCAAAACTAACCCAAACCTAACGATTATTCACTGGAATAAATTCGTTCGAAACCTCCTAGTTTCATCCTTtacacaacaaaacaaaattaataatttgcACTGATTAAATCCATACAAATTGTACAAGAAGCTACAAAGATAATGTTTTGGATATGATTCGGCATATTTCGTTACAAATGTACTAGAAAACTAAAAATGATATACCAAAGAACAAGAGATTAGTATAATAGAGTTATATGGATATAAAGGATATCATCTATATGTATAGACAGAGTCTAAGTCACGAAAACGAACACATTGTGATAATGTCTGAAAATTACGGTTTTGAATATAAAAACTCTGAATCCACCTATATACctgtagagaaaaaaaattaaaacaacaagttACTTTCGACCTGAGGAATAGATTatcatagctgtatttggcaaaactttttggaattttggtcctcaatgctcttcaacttcgtactttatttgacttttaaaacttttttggagtcgagcgtcactgatgattcttttgtagacgaaacgcgcgtcttatGTAAACACAAAtttaatcctgttatctatgatgatttCATTTACAAATTTCCTGAGTTCGAGGTGGTTTTGTTAGATTTaacttcaccaggaacgctcataGAGAGttatttaaatgtataataaCCGAGGCAATTGAAGAGTAAAAAGTTGAAGTATTTTACTTGACTTTCAATCAcaaataagaagttgtggtatgagtataaatgagacaaatctcaatcaaagcttttcaaagatttttatttcataaaacacACGCAAAGACAGAAAACATTaatataaaatgtcaaatttttcaacattttaatgtAAGACCTTTAACAAAGTATATTAAATGTGCTCTgactgaaaaaaaacatacttatGTCTCATACAAAATTCTCAATTTACCCATAGAGTTTCACCGATACACATATCACATTGTGAAAACATTAAGTCGATTTCCCAGAGATTTCAATCATTAGATGATTCCTGAAAGCATTATCCTACTagcaaaacaaaacactaaagcaaaagaaaaaatcATTTAACATTTATCGTCTGGCGTCATgaataatggttttttttatagtttaaatgaaaatatttgactGTACCCTAGCACttaaatcttctttttatttaaagaaataagaGATTATCAATTTACAGTTTGAGCTGATTAACTCACAAATTGAGAGTCTATTTGAGCAAAAACTGTGCcaaatttctataatttttacAGTGATGTGTTTCTCTCAAGTTAAACTTTCTTGAAATCCGATTATTCTATTCAGaagtgtttttttgttaaaacatgGTATACCGGTTTGAAACTAAGGAAAAAGCTAACATATTTGATTGTTTgcaaattatacaaaatttatatatatataaacatttgtagTTTGAACACGTATCTTTTCCAGTTTACACCCGTCTAAATATCCCACTGAATGTGTGTAGCACCAATATTCTCATATCTCTTAAAGCAAACTGGTTTCCTGTAATTTCTGAAGTTGAATGTGGTTACAGTTTTCCTCAACGTGGTCATTATCGTTGTCATCTGCTCCTGCTTGAATTGCTTGATCCACCATGTTGGTAATCCGGGTATGTTCCATTTCTTCAATAATATTTCGCATACATGGAAACCAGTAACTAAGTGACGGGAATGTTTTCACGAACGATTTTTTAAAGCGGTCATTTAAAAACGCATAAATAAATGGATTTACACAGGAATTTGCATATGATAATGTGTGTGCTAAGAATTTGATAATAAACATAGGTTCGGTTTTAGGAAATTCGGGATAAAgcttggtataaatattgattacGTGAATAGGAAACCAGAATGTAGCAAACAACAATATTATAATTGCTACCATACGCGTCATACGCTTCTTTCTTCTTGTTTGTGTTTCACTTGTAACTGCAGAGTTTATGGATCTTCCGGTCTGAaacaacaatatttattatattaaaatagagttaattatattttttaaatggtaaaaattgcatgtttatcGATATTCTACTGGAATAGTTGTTATTGGTAAAGGTCAAATATACGAATCACATGTGATTTAGGTAATGGTCATATACAACATTTGTTTTGAGTATTTTCTTAACCCTTTTATAGACatcaaatttttttcttcaaaacttaaTAATCACTAACCTCAAATATACACTTAGTACACACATATCATAATGCATGTGTTTTTCAATATGTCATCAACATGCGCTCATCTAGACTGTTGAGGAACGGTATATAGGCTCAATCACCGGTCTAATAATaacaaataactaaaaaatgGAATTACGTTTCTCCGCTTAAAACGGGTTAAAGATCAGACTAGTTGTCTCCGAGACAGAATATTGTTTTGTAGAGGATGCCATTTATAGGCAATCGTACGCTATCATTAGAGTTACCATGTGAAAATACAACGTCGTAAATTGATCGACTGGAAAACACAGCTTTTTTTTCCTATCgtattaatatgttttttttaataaatattgatgGAAGATTACATGTTTATCCACAAAGTATTCTCGAGGAAAAATGTAGCTTCGAAGTACAAATTATGTAGCAGACACATATTTTCACTTAGAAAAGAAGATAAAAGTGATATTGTTTGATGTACTGTACAAACCTTTCGTCTGTAGCCTTTCCATAAATTACGAAGAATCTGATAATAGCATACAACAATGATGGTTAATGGTAAGACGTAGTTAGTGCCTGTGACTGTTATGAGTATAACTTTCCCAAGTGTCTCGTCTGGCCATGCTTCCTGACAGTATGTATGATCTTCCTCGTCGGTGACGGTTTTATGGTATAGAGCAAATGGAACAGATATAAAAAAGGCAACTACAAATACAATACTGAGTGTTACTTTATGGCGTTAGTAAGTACCTATTTATGCTGTTGATGTTATTAATAtgctattattttgtttttgtggtAGCATAAAAAGCCATGTATGcgaatgttgtcatttaaatagttttttttatggttatatttataaaatttcatattgTACAAGTGTAGACAAATATACTGTCTGATAGATAAATATCTACATAAATACTCAACTAGTAAAAATAATGGTGCATATTTACTGCacaaagaaaaatcacaaaaatactgaactccgaggaaaattcaaaactgaaagtccatAATccaatgtcaaaatcaaaagcctaaaacacatcaaacgaatggataacaactgtcatatttcggacagtaaatagttgtcaaaggtacctgGCTTATATTAGATGCATGATTTAttataagttgttagtggcttttaaCTAggtgtcagtaactgcgagtaatcTCTGatttgtacttagtgtctttttgtagTTGGggtgtacaagtacccggccacgtccactctgtgtagtatttgtatccatctgatgacattttttcaactgatttttatagtacgttcttatgttgtactgttacacccctGTCCcaggagggttgggattccgctgacatgtttaaccccgccacattctgtatgtatgtgcctgtcccaaatctgGATACTCCAATTCagaggttgttgtttgttgatgtgtttcatatttgtttttcgctttTTTTTGGTACATAGATAAGGCTGTTAGATTTCTCGTTTAAAtcatttttacatttgtcatttcggggtcttttatagctgactatgcgttatgggctttgctcagtgTTAAATGCTGTACGtggacatatagttgttaattttgtgtcatttggtctcatgtggagagtagtctcattggcaatcataccacatcttcttttttatattataattcgaTACACTAGTCGCGCGTTTCATCTaaacaagactcatcagtggcgctgaGGTCAAAATAGTTATAACGCCAAACAGGTAtcaagttaaagagcattgacgacctaaaattcaaaataattcaaaattttgcaaacagtttaaaacaaagaaatatgtaacaaaaaggcatatagaaaaagcaCATTATCAAAagtgaaagacaaaaatacaaaaaaatgaccaaaacttaCACTaagacgggatgtacaagtacagatTTTAGTCATATGTAACAAACGaacaacaaatatgacagacagcaactatcgacaatatatatatataccatcaaTTATACCATTCTGTTCATACAGATATACAAGAATTGTGACCATATCCTTTTATTTCCCTGAACAAGCCCATGCAAAGAGATAGGACTATGCAGGGATATCCTTTTAATTACACTTACCTGCCCGTACAAAGATATAGGTAAATGAAGTAATTGTAGTAAAACGTACCTGCCCATACAAAGatacatgtaattgtagtaaAACGTACCTACCCATACAAAGATACATGTAATTGTAGAAAAACGTACCTGCCCATACAAAGatacatgtaattgtagtaaAACGTACCTGCCCATACAAAGatacatgtaattgtagtaaAACGTACCTGCCCATACAAAGATACATGTAATTGTAGTATAACGTACCTGCCCATACAAAGatacatgtaattgtagtaaAACGTACCTGCCCATACAAAGATACATGTAATTGTAGTATAACGTACCTGCCCATACAAAGatacatgtaattgtagtaaAACGTACCTGCCCATACAAAGatacatgtaattgtagtaaATCGTACCTGCCCATACAAAGATAAATGTAATTGTAGTAAATCGTACCTGCCCATACAAAGatacatgtaattgtagtaaAACGTACCTGCCCATACAAAGATACATGTAATTGTAGTATAACGTACCTGCCCATACAAAGatacatgtaattgtagtaaAACGTACCTGCCCATAAAAAGATACATGTACTTGTAGTAAAACGTACCTGCCCATACAAAGATACATGTAACTGTAGTATAACGTACCTGCCCATACAAAGATACATGTAATTGTAGTATAACGTACCTGCCCATACAAAGATACATGTAATTGTCGTAAAACGTACCTGCCCATACAAAGATACATGTAATTGTCGTAAAACGTACCTACCCATACAAAGATACATGTAATTGTAGTATAACGTACCTGCCCATACAAAGATACATGTAATTGTCGTAAAACGTACCTACCCATACAAAGATACATGTAATTGTAGTATAACGTACCTGCCCATACAAAGatacatgtaattgtagtaaAACGTACCTGCTCATACAAAGATGCATGTAATTGTAGTATAACGTACCTGCCCATACAAAGatacatgtaattgtagtaaAACGTACCTGCTCATACAAAGATGCATGTAATTGTAGTATAACGTACCTGCCCATACAAAGatacatgtaattgtagtaaAACGTACCTGCCCATACAAAGATACATGTAATTGTCGTAAAACGTACCTACCCATACAAAGatacatgtaattgtagtaaAACGTACCTGCCCATACAAAGatacatgtaattgtagtaaATCGTACCTGCTCATACAAAGATGCATGTAATTGTAGTAAAACGTACCTGCCCATACAAAGATACAAGTAAGTGTAGTAAAACGTACCTGCCCATACAAAGATACATGTAATTGTAGTATAACGTACCTGCCCATACAAAGATACATGTAATTGTAGTATAACGTACCTGCCCATACAAAGATGCATGTAATTGTAGTATAACGTACCTGCCCAtacaaagataaaattgagaatggaaatggggaatgtgccaaagagacaacaacccgaccatagaaaaaaacaacaacagaaggtcaccaacaggtcttcaatgtagcgagaaattcccgcacccggaggcgtccttcaactggcacctaaacaaatatatactagttcagtgataatgaacgccatactaatttccaaattgtacacaagaaactaaaattaaaataatacaagactaacaaaggccagaggctcctgacttaggacaggcgcaaaaatgcggcggggttaaacatgtttgtgagatctcaaccctccccctatacctctagccaatgtagaaaagtaaacgcataacaatacgcacatttaaattcagttcaagagaagtccgagtctgatgtcagaagatgtaaccaaagaaaataaacaaaatgacaataatacataaataacaacagaatactagcagttaactgacataccagcttCAGACTTCagttaaactgactgaaagattatgatttcattatatgaacatcaggcacaatccttcccgttaggggttcagtatcataccatcataacatatatgagaagaacataacccgtgtcatgccaacaactggtttttgaataaatgtgtttagttccgatgcaaagaccctataagtgaatccatattaacgccaaaatatgcaatctttaatgacctgacaacagtatcgtaactatatcccttcttaataagtctattcaaaggttttgttagtttttgaggtgaatactgacacctttgtgctttataaagaatatttccataacaaattggatgtgaaatacctgaacgtataagaagatACATGCAATTGCAGTAAAACGTACCTACCCATACAAGGATACAAGTAATTGTAGTAAAACCTACCTGCCCATACAAAGATACATGTAATTGTGGTATAACGTACCTGCCCATACAAAGATACATGCAATTGTAGTAAAACGTACCTACCTATACAAAGATACATGTAGTTGTAGTATAACGTACCTGCCCATACAAAGatacatgtaattgtagtaaAACGTACCTGCCCATACAAAGatacatgtaattgtagtaaAACGTACCTGCCCATACAAAGatacatgtaattgtagtaaAACGTACTTGCCCATACAAAGATACAAGTAAGTGTAGTAAAACGTACCTGCCCATACAAAGatacatgtaattgtagtaaATCGTACCTGCCCATACAAAGATAAATGTAATTGTAGTAAATCGTACCTGCCCATACAAAGatacatgtaattgtagtaaAACGTACCTGCCCATACAAAGATACATGTAATTGTAGTATAACGTACCTGCCCATACAAAGatacatgtaattgtagtaaAACGTACCTGCCCATAAAAAGATACATGTACTTGTAGTAAAACGTACCTGCCCATACAAAGATACATGTAATTGTCGTAAAACGTACCTGCCCATACAAAGatacatgtaattgtagtaaAACGTACCTACCCATACAAAGATACATGTAATTGTAGTATAACGTACCTGCCCATACAAAGATACAAGTAATTGTAGTAAATCGTACCTGCCCATACAAAGatacatgtaattgtagtaaAACGTACCTGCCCATACAAAGatacatgtaattgtagtaaAACGTACCTACCCATACAAAGATACAAGTAATTGTAGTGAAACGTACCTGCCCATACAAAGatacatgtaattgtagtaaAACGTACCTGCCCATACAAAGATACATGTAACTGTAGTATAACGTACCTGCCCATACAAAGATACAAGTAATTGTAGTAATCGTACCTGCCCATACAAAgatacaatacatgtaattgtagtaaAACGTACCTGTCCATACAAAGATACATGTAATTGTAGATATCTTTCTGTTTCTCCAATTCATCGAACTTAATGGATGCACGATAGCATGGTATCGATCAATCGTCATTGCTGTCAGAGTGAAAGATGTGGCATGTAAGGTCACCTGTAAAACAAAGGTTATTTTAAAATGcatgtatctatactattaaacgagaagacctcattttgtgtgtctctatactattaaacgagaagacctcattttgtgtgtcgcttctcttctttccacaataaagtaatcatcatgcctctgtgtcctataggtacagtgcatagtcgcatttgtcatccatttttatgattattcagattgaatTATTTTGGGAGAACAACAAGAAAAATGCatccggatattgattccgtcgTTGGGTGAAATTTTAAGTCATATTAggcttccggtttgcgtttttctgtattctttgaacatacatatactacgaataaaaacaattgtcctgtctcAAAgcacctatgacttttgatatcttttctgaaattctccatcaATTATTTCTTTTGCAAAAAGTCATtggttacaaaaaaaagaagaagatgtggtatgattgccaatgcgacaactcttcacaagagaccaaaatgacacagattaacaattataggtcatcctacagccttcaacaatgagcaaagcccataccgcatagtcagctataaaaggccccgaaatgcaAGGTAAAACAGTTCTTTtcgaaacgagaaaactaacggctttatttatgtacaaaaaaatagaacgaaaaaaaaaatatgcaacatataaacaaacgacaaccactgaataacaggctcccgACTTGACTGAATGTTCATgatatactaaatgtatgttcatattgaaattaatggaaaacaaaaaaaaatagaattttggaaataaaggaaggataaaaaaaacattttcctgtcctcAAGtgcctatgacttttgatacttttcctgaaattctccagtcattaaatcttttacaaaattcttccttCAACACTTTACAATATTTCAACTACGCTCTGAATgtccgcgatttcgcgggtgtgttctagttgacATTGAAAGCAAAAAAGAAGGGATGTGTTGCATTTGGGACTATAACATTTCATGAGTCAAAGAAAACCATGCACCATATTGGGTACTTTAAACAACCAAGAATTCCACAGTCAAACAACAATCCAGGTCATATTGTAAGATAGAACAAAACTAACCAAAATCTTCCATCTTATCTCTCCGTCTGTATATCATGTTCCAAATGATATGTATACCTCATCTTGCAAAActcaatctatttttttatagttttttttcggACGTTACTCATGAAAACCCTTACTTATATTTGCAGGCCatatatcaaacaaacaaaaaacgcgATAGAAAACAGTATATAATAAGTGACATAGTGTTTTTCaacttgtaattaaaaaaaaagaagatgtggtatgattgaatTTACCATGAAGTTGTGTGTTTTTATTGATACTAATTTTTATTAATCGGGGAATTATATGTAATTACCAAAATGCAGGAATAGTTTTTTAAGATGATATGAGGTTTTCATAGATAAGTTTGAATTAAATGTTTCGATTGACTGTTGGGAGACAAGGTATTTACATCGTAGCTAACAGCAAGTTGTGATGTCGCTTCATATCTTAACTACATAAATGACAGTCAGTGTGATTAATACTATAAATTGAAAGTGCTTCGAGATCCGTTCATCTATAATTTTTCGTCATACTAATGTTTTGGTAGACCGATTTATTCTGTCTTCATACTGATAATGACTATTTGGCTACACTTCCAGCACAAATCAAGATGTGAAATTGAAAGTTACGTCATTAATGGTCCTTAACCAACAATTTATCTATTAATCTTCAGACATTTTTCCATAATTGATTTATActttcatttttatctttttaatgaGATTTCAATCTGATGCAAAGTTGTAACGCTGACTAAGTTATAGAAATGTTTATTGTATTGTTAAGTTTTCTCGACAAATATCGTCACATCAGTACAATCATTGTTTTAGTACGCTTCATTACGGAGTGCCAATTATGGTATTCTGTTGCATCTTATCAATGCAACTGCATACTTATTTACCAGAGTTTTGACAAGTGTCATCGAGTTTGATAAGATTTCAATTACTAAAAGCATATAAT
It includes:
- the LOC139513795 gene encoding galanin receptor type 1-like, with product MLSVNLSMTEVTTDANFSFGLEGVFTGRPEYAVIVPTIWALLVILGVIGNGLVIYTLSKNGETTATNCYIVNLAIADLTFLVVVIPFTASFYATPVWIFGDFMCKFAMYMIYVTLHATSFTLTAMTIDRYHAIVHPLSSMNWRNRKISTITCIFVWTVAFFISVPFALYHKTVTDEEDHTYCQEAWPDETLGKVILITVTGTNYVLPLTIIVVCYYQILRNLWKGYRRKTGRSINSAVTSETQTRRKKRMTRMVAIIILLFATFWFPIHVINIYTKLYPEFPKTEPMFIIKFLAHTLSYANSCVNPFIYAFLNDRFKKSFVKTFPSLSYWFPCMRNIIEEMEHTRITNMVDQAIQAGADDNDNDHVEENCNHIQLQKLQETSLL